One part of the Nitrosophilus kaiyonis genome encodes these proteins:
- a CDS encoding TatD family hydrolase, with translation MIIDTHCHLDDERFKDDLDEVIKRAKEHDVKGFIIPGADPDDLERAKEISEKYDEVFFAAGVHPYEIDKFDKDYLLKFLDHPKCVAVGECGLDYYRLPKEQKEKEKIKKRQKEIFIEHIKIAKEVNKPLIVHIREASFDSREILIENGAKEVGGVLHCFNASEILLDLDKHNFYFGIGGVITFKNAKKLVNILPKIPINKILIETDSPYLTPHPYRGKRNEPYYTIFIAKKIAEILNMDFDEVCNITTENAKRLFKCFL, from the coding sequence TTGATAATTGATACACATTGTCATTTGGATGATGAAAGGTTTAAAGATGATTTGGACGAAGTTATAAAAAGAGCAAAAGAGCATGATGTTAAAGGATTTATCATTCCAGGAGCTGATCCTGATGATTTAGAGAGGGCAAAAGAGATTAGTGAAAAGTATGATGAAGTTTTTTTCGCAGCCGGGGTTCATCCATATGAGATAGATAAGTTTGATAAAGATTATCTTTTAAAATTTTTAGATCATCCAAAATGTGTAGCTGTTGGCGAGTGTGGGTTAGATTATTATAGACTTCCTAAAGAGCAAAAGGAAAAAGAAAAGATAAAAAAAAGACAAAAAGAGATTTTTATTGAGCATATAAAAATTGCAAAAGAGGTAAATAAGCCTTTAATTGTTCATATAAGAGAAGCAAGTTTTGATTCAAGAGAGATTTTAATAGAAAATGGTGCAAAAGAGGTTGGTGGTGTGTTGCACTGCTTTAATGCAAGTGAGATTTTATTGGATTTAGATAAACACAATTTCTACTTTGGTATAGGTGGTGTTATAACTTTTAAAAATGCAAAAAAATTAGTAAATATTCTTCCAAAAATTCCTATAAATAAAATTTTAATAGAGACAGATTCTCCATATCTCACTCCTCATCCATATAGAGGAAAAAGAAATGAGCCTTACTATACAATATTTATTGCGAAAAAAATAGCTGAGATTTTGAATATGGATTTTGATGAGGTATGTAATATAACTACAGAGAATGCAAAAAGATTATTTAAATGTTTTTTATAA
- a CDS encoding AAA family ATPase, with translation MIERFYLKNCLSFENISLEFKKGLIVFTGPSGAGKSVLIDSILALFGLKNQNATVSEVTLDIDLNLEDYGIENDELLVIKGIKKEKVRYFINSQMVSKKNLSKIFKNYVSYLSQKDEEIFKSKNIIKVLDDIASKKYEDFKNILEQFKNSYYRYKKLNEEYEKIKEEEKKVNDLIEFAKYEIEKIDRVSPKIGEYEELISIKKDLSKREKIQEAITRAENIFEYESYIIDALEKIGKDSSFFDEAMNELREIFENEKQRLLELEDMDIENILNRIEELSELKRRYGSIEEAIEYREKKVKELKKYENISFEKEKLENELQKLLDDLKKLVDELSKYRKQASTLLEEDINKFIKDLKLPKANIKYSSKEMDETGTDHFSLELQGVNFKNISSGEFNRLRLAFMAAWSRYKDIKNHILILDEIDANVSGEESMGVAKILKELSKKYQIFAISHQSQLSSLANQHFLVTKEDGKSVVKELNLNDRIKEIARIISGEEITKEAQEFAKKMLSNTRLVE, from the coding sequence TTGATTGAGAGATTTTATTTAAAAAATTGCTTATCTTTTGAAAATATTTCATTAGAATTTAAAAAAGGTCTTATTGTTTTTACTGGCCCAAGTGGTGCTGGAAAATCAGTTTTAATTGATTCAATACTTGCTCTTTTTGGACTAAAAAATCAAAATGCTACTGTTAGCGAAGTGACTTTAGATATAGATTTAAACTTAGAAGATTATGGAATAGAAAATGATGAATTATTAGTTATAAAAGGAATAAAAAAAGAAAAAGTAAGATATTTTATTAATTCACAAATGGTATCTAAAAAAAATTTATCAAAAATTTTTAAAAATTATGTGAGTTATTTGAGTCAAAAAGATGAAGAAATTTTTAAAAGTAAAAATATTATAAAAGTTTTAGATGATATTGCTTCAAAAAAATACGAAGATTTTAAAAATATTTTAGAACAATTTAAAAATAGTTATTACAGATATAAAAAATTAAATGAAGAGTATGAAAAGATTAAAGAAGAGGAAAAAAAAGTAAATGATTTAATTGAATTTGCAAAATATGAAATTGAAAAAATAGATAGAGTCTCTCCTAAAATAGGGGAATATGAGGAATTAATTTCTATCAAGAAAGATCTTTCAAAAAGAGAAAAAATTCAAGAGGCAATAACTAGGGCAGAAAATATTTTTGAATATGAAAGTTATATCATTGATGCTTTAGAAAAGATAGGAAAAGATAGCTCTTTTTTTGATGAAGCTATGAATGAACTAAGAGAGATATTTGAAAATGAAAAGCAAAGATTGCTTGAACTTGAGGATATGGATATCGAAAATATTTTAAATAGGATTGAAGAGCTATCAGAATTAAAAAGAAGATATGGTTCTATAGAAGAAGCTATAGAATATAGAGAGAAAAAAGTTAAAGAGTTAAAAAAATATGAAAATATTAGTTTTGAAAAGGAAAAATTAGAAAATGAGCTTCAAAAGTTATTAGATGATTTGAAAAAATTAGTAGATGAATTGAGTAAATACAGAAAACAAGCTTCAACTCTTTTAGAAGAAGATATTAACAAATTTATAAAAGATCTAAAACTTCCAAAAGCAAATATCAAATATAGTTCAAAAGAGATGGATGAAACAGGTACAGATCATTTTTCATTAGAGCTTCAAGGTGTAAATTTTAAAAATATAAGCTCAGGAGAGTTTAATAGGCTAAGACTTGCCTTTATGGCTGCATGGAGCAGATATAAAGATATCAAAAATCATATTTTGATTTTAGATGAGATTGATGCAAATGTTAGTGGTGAAGAGTCAATGGGAGTAGCAAAAATATTAAAAGAGTTATCAAAAAAATATCAAATTTTTGCAATATCTCATCAATCTCAGCTTAGTTCATTAGCCAATCAACATTTTTTAGTCACTAAAGAGGATGGAAAAAGTGTTGTAAAAGAGTTAAATTTAAATGATAGAATTAAAGAGATAGCTAGAATAATAAGTGGTGAAGAGATAACAAAAGAGGCTCAAGAGTTTGCTAAGAAGATGTTAAGTAATACTAGATTAGTGGAATAG
- a CDS encoding NAD(+)/NADH kinase, whose translation MDIKKVGVILRPSSPELKELFFKIKSAFEKENIEVLIDSISASMIDVMGQEFDSMCKDSDILVSIGGDGTLISLVRRSYRCHKPVLGIYVGKLGFLTDILPNEIEDFIKKLKKGEYRIDNRMMMEASISGKKEKMYSFNDIVITRRSISKMIHVDAFIDKKWFNTYYGDGLIISTPTGSTAYNLASGGPVVYPLTDAYILTPICPHSLTQRPLVLPAEFEIEIKTVKENALMVIDGQEIYEFTPEDSITIKKAKIGAKLIHRLERNYFEVLREKLHWGM comes from the coding sequence ATGGATATTAAAAAAGTTGGAGTAATCTTAAGACCATCATCACCTGAATTAAAAGAGCTTTTTTTTAAAATTAAGAGTGCTTTTGAAAAAGAGAATATTGAAGTTTTAATAGATAGCATAAGTGCCTCAATGATTGATGTTATGGGACAAGAGTTTGATTCAATGTGTAAAGATAGCGATATTTTAGTATCTATTGGAGGCGATGGAACTTTAATCTCTTTAGTTAGAAGAAGTTATAGATGCCATAAACCAGTTCTTGGAATATATGTAGGTAAACTTGGTTTTTTAACTGATATTTTGCCAAATGAGATTGAAGACTTTATAAAAAAATTAAAAAAAGGTGAATATAGAATTGATAATCGTATGATGATGGAAGCATCGATATCTGGAAAAAAAGAGAAGATGTATTCTTTTAATGATATAGTTATTACAAGGCGTTCAATATCTAAAATGATTCACGTTGATGCATTTATAGATAAAAAATGGTTTAATACATATTATGGAGATGGATTGATTATCTCTACTCCAACTGGATCAACTGCTTATAATCTTGCTTCAGGTGGACCGGTAGTTTATCCTTTAACTGATGCATATATTTTAACACCAATATGTCCTCACTCACTTACACAAAGGCCGCTTGTATTGCCTGCAGAGTTTGAGATAGAGATAAAAACTGTAAAAGAAAATGCGTTAATGGTTATAGATGGCCAAGAGATATATGAATTTACTCCTGAAGATTCTATCACAATAAAAAAGGCAAAAATTGGTGCTAAACTTATTCATAGATTAGAGAGAAACTATTTTGAAGTTTTAAGAGAAAAGCTTCATTGGGGGATGTAA
- the aspS gene encoding aspartate--tRNA ligase, whose translation MRTDFCAELNEEDTGKEVVLCGWANSYRDHGGVIFIDLRDKTGIIQLVCDPADSPEAHKIATEVRDEYVLIAKGKVRLRGEGLENPKLKTGKIEVVVDELKIENRSEPTPFVIGDENVNEEIRLKYRYLDLRTKKAYETFRLRSKAAIAARNFLDANGFLEVETPILTKSTPEGARDYLVPSRLYPGEFYALPQSPQLFKQLLMVSGFDRYFQIAKCFRDEDLRADRQPEFTQIDVEMSFCTEDDVINIAEGLIKTIFAACGINIKTPFKRMPYTEAMENYGTDKPDLRFDLKLVDVIDIFENTNLKVFREIAQFKKLNRIKALPVPGGEKLTRKEIDSLTEFVAKFGAKGLAWVKVKENNELQGPIVKFLSDEEKNALIERCNVKNGDLIFFGAGSKRVVLDYMGRLRDRLGDMLGLKDPNVYEFLWVVDFPMFEIEEGHVKVKALHHPFTMPKNIDEEEIEDMTSQAYDMVVNGVELGGGSIRIHKTEIQKKVFEILGITQEEAEEKFGFLLEALKFGAPPHGGFAIGFDRLIMLLTKKDNIRDVIAFPKTQKAQCLLTNAPSKVEPDQLKELHIRVREPKKV comes from the coding sequence TTGAGAACAGATTTCTGTGCTGAATTAAATGAAGAAGATACTGGCAAAGAGGTTGTTCTTTGTGGATGGGCCAATAGCTATCGTGATCATGGTGGTGTAATATTTATTGACTTAAGAGATAAAACTGGAATTATTCAACTTGTATGTGATCCTGCAGATAGTCCAGAAGCTCATAAAATTGCTACTGAAGTTAGAGATGAATATGTTTTAATAGCTAAAGGAAAAGTAAGACTAAGAGGCGAAGGTTTAGAAAATCCAAAACTAAAAACCGGGAAAATAGAAGTAGTTGTTGATGAACTAAAAATAGAAAATAGAAGTGAACCGACACCTTTTGTTATTGGTGATGAAAATGTTAATGAAGAGATAAGATTAAAATATAGATATTTAGATCTTAGAACAAAAAAAGCTTATGAAACTTTTAGACTCAGAAGTAAAGCTGCAATTGCGGCAAGAAACTTTTTAGATGCAAATGGTTTTTTAGAAGTTGAAACACCTATACTTACAAAATCTACTCCTGAAGGCGCAAGGGATTATCTAGTTCCAAGTAGATTATATCCTGGAGAGTTTTATGCACTTCCACAATCTCCACAGCTTTTTAAGCAGCTTTTGATGGTAAGTGGTTTTGATAGATATTTTCAGATTGCAAAATGTTTTAGAGATGAGGATTTAAGAGCAGATAGACAGCCAGAATTTACTCAAATAGATGTTGAGATGAGTTTTTGCACTGAAGATGATGTGATAAATATAGCTGAAGGATTGATAAAAACGATATTTGCTGCATGCGGAATAAATATAAAAACTCCATTTAAAAGAATGCCTTATACTGAAGCTATGGAAAACTATGGAACTGATAAACCAGATTTAAGATTTGATTTAAAACTTGTTGATGTTATTGATATCTTTGAAAATACAAATTTAAAAGTTTTTAGAGAGATTGCACAATTTAAAAAATTAAATCGTATAAAAGCTCTTCCAGTACCAGGGGGAGAAAAACTAACAAGAAAAGAGATAGATTCACTAACAGAATTTGTTGCTAAATTTGGTGCTAAAGGCCTTGCTTGGGTAAAAGTAAAAGAGAATAATGAGCTTCAAGGACCTATTGTAAAATTTTTAAGTGATGAAGAAAAAAATGCTCTTATTGAAAGATGCAATGTAAAAAATGGAGATTTGATATTTTTTGGAGCTGGAAGTAAAAGAGTAGTTTTAGATTATATGGGAAGATTAAGAGATAGATTGGGTGATATGCTAGGCTTAAAAGATCCAAATGTATATGAATTTTTATGGGTTGTAGATTTTCCTATGTTTGAAATTGAAGAAGGGCACGTAAAAGTTAAAGCTCTTCATCATCCATTTACAATGCCAAAAAATATAGATGAAGAAGAGATTGAAGATATGACAAGCCAAGCTTATGATATGGTTGTTAATGGAGTTGAGTTAGGTGGTGGAAGTATAAGGATACATAAAACAGAAATTCAAAAGAAAGTATTTGAAATTCTTGGCATAACCCAGGAAGAAGCAGAAGAAAAATTTGGATTTTTACTAGAAGCTTTAAAATTTGGTGCACCTCCACATGGGGGATTTGCTATAGGTTTTGATAGACTTATAATGCTTTTAACAAAAAAAGATAATATTAGAGATGTTATAGCTTTTCCAAAAACGCAAAAAGCACAATGTTTATTAACAAATGCACCAAGTAAAGTAGAGCCAGATCAATTAAAAGAGTTACATATAAGAGTTAGAGAACCAAAAAAAGTATGA
- a CDS encoding FeoA family protein: MRLIDAKSGDIVKIVGFEGECDEFKCRLSAMGFMIGDIIKVLNKGFFGPIQIEANGAKIALCRGQAQKILVKKVE; the protein is encoded by the coding sequence ATGAGATTAATAGACGCAAAAAGTGGTGATATTGTAAAAATTGTTGGTTTTGAAGGTGAATGTGACGAATTTAAATGTAGATTATCAGCCATGGGTTTTATGATAGGTGATATAATAAAAGTATTAAACAAAGGTTTTTTTGGACCAATACAAATAGAAGCAAATGGTGCAAAAATAGCTCTTTGCAGGGGACAAGCACAAAAAATACTTGTTAAAAAAGTTGAGTAG
- a CDS encoding adenylate kinase, whose protein sequence is MKKLFLIIGAPGSGKTTDAEIIAKRNSDKFAHYSTGELLREEVKKGTALGATIASYVDNGKLVPLDIVIDTIVNAIKNSDKEVIIIDGFPRSVEQMKALDEILSKNPDIKLESVIEVVVSEDVARERVLGRARGADDNVEVFNNRMKVYLEPLGEIEKFYEEKGLLKKINGERTIEEIVDEMEEFIKSKIG, encoded by the coding sequence ATGAAAAAGCTTTTTTTAATTATTGGAGCACCTGGTAGTGGAAAAACTACAGATGCTGAAATTATTGCAAAAAGAAATTCTGATAAATTTGCTCACTATTCTACAGGTGAGCTTCTTAGAGAAGAGGTAAAAAAAGGAACTGCTCTTGGAGCAACAATTGCTAGTTATGTTGACAATGGGAAACTTGTTCCTTTAGATATTGTAATTGATACCATTGTTAATGCCATTAAAAATAGCGATAAAGAAGTTATTATTATAGATGGTTTTCCTAGAAGCGTTGAACAGATGAAAGCTCTTGATGAAATACTTTCAAAAAATCCTGATATTAAACTTGAATCTGTAATTGAAGTAGTTGTAAGTGAAGATGTAGCAAGAGAGAGAGTTTTAGGTAGAGCAAGAGGTGCTGATGATAATGTTGAAGTTTTTAATAATAGAATGAAAGTTTATTTAGAACCATTAGGGGAAATTGAAAAATTTTATGAAGAGAAAGGATTACTAAAAAAAATTAATGGTGAAAGAACTATCGAAGAGATAGTTGATGAGATGGAAGAGTTTATAAAGAGTAAAATTGGTTAA
- a CDS encoding competence/damage-inducible protein A yields MSIKNPNFYLVIIGTEILNGRREDKHFKFVRDELLKRGWELTATFIINDNPSLIEKTFRLIKDDPKSVMFSFGGIGATPDDLTREIAAKVFRNSQMEENSKAKELIIEQFKEKAYPYRINMAKLPKNAKLLPNPVNKVPGFYLDERYFFVPGFPQMSHFMIKYALDKYYPKNSEKYRYTICVEASENDLMDIMKKIPKDVEFSSLPSIEEGQYKDVISIASYSNDEAKNWIEFFIKEVEKKGFKYKKGKNCI; encoded by the coding sequence GTGTCAATAAAAAATCCAAACTTCTATCTTGTGATAATAGGTACTGAAATATTAAATGGACGAAGAGAGGATAAACATTTTAAATTTGTAAGAGATGAACTTTTAAAAAGAGGTTGGGAATTAACAGCAACTTTTATAATAAATGATAATCCTAGTTTAATAGAAAAAACTTTTAGACTTATTAAAGATGATCCTAAAAGTGTAATGTTTAGTTTTGGTGGAATTGGTGCAACTCCAGATGATTTAACAAGAGAGATTGCTGCTAAAGTTTTTAGAAACTCTCAAATGGAAGAGAATAGTAAAGCAAAAGAGCTAATAATTGAACAGTTCAAAGAAAAAGCATATCCATATAGAATAAATATGGCAAAATTGCCTAAAAATGCAAAACTATTACCAAATCCAGTAAATAAAGTCCCAGGATTTTATCTTGATGAAAGATACTTTTTTGTTCCTGGTTTTCCTCAAATGTCTCATTTTATGATTAAGTATGCTCTTGATAAGTATTATCCAAAAAATAGTGAAAAATATAGATATACTATATGTGTTGAAGCAAGTGAAAATGATTTAATGGATATTATGAAAAAAATACCAAAAGATGTTGAATTTTCTTCACTTCCTTCTATAGAAGAAGGACAATACAAAGATGTTATCTCTATAGCTTCATATAGTAATGATGAAGCAAAAAATTGGATTGAATTTTTTATAAAAGAGGTTGAGAAAAAAGGCTTTAAATATAAAAAAGGCAAAAATTGCATATAG
- a CDS encoding DUF503 family protein has protein sequence MHIVNLLITLDLPYVKSKKGRRKIINSIKERLSKHNLSILDISSEYPKEAEIAIAFLSLSEIDAKKKIQTIEKILDRYFSDVEYSISYEIL, from the coding sequence TTGCATATAGTCAATCTTCTAATCACTCTTGATCTTCCATATGTAAAGAGTAAAAAAGGTAGAAGAAAAATTATAAACTCTATAAAAGAGAGATTATCAAAGCATAATCTATCAATTTTAGATATTTCAAGTGAATATCCAAAAGAGGCAGAAATTGCTATTGCTTTTTTATCTTTAAGTGAAATAGATGCTAAGAAAAAAATTCAAACTATAGAAAAAATTTTAGATAGATATTTTAGTGATGTCGAATACTCCATCTCTTATGAAATTTTATAG